Proteins from a genomic interval of Tenacibaculum sp. SZ-18:
- the rplV gene encoding 50S ribosomal protein L22, protein MGSRKKNMATQLKEAKKQRAFAKLTNCPTSPRKMRLVADQVRGVEVEKALQILKFSPKEASRNLEKLLLSAIANWQAKNEDASMEDAGLFVKSIYVDSAGMLKRLRPAPQGRAHRIRKRSNHVTLELGTKNNSN, encoded by the coding sequence ATGGGAAGTCGTAAAAAAAACATGGCAACGCAGTTAAAAGAAGCTAAGAAGCAAAGAGCATTTGCTAAGCTTACTAACTGTCCTACGTCACCAAGAAAAATGCGTTTAGTAGCCGATCAGGTAAGAGGTGTTGAAGTTGAAAAGGCTTTACAAATCTTAAAGTTCAGTCCAAAAGAAGCATCGCGTAACTTAGAGAAGTTATTATTATCAGCTATTGCTAACTGGCAAGCTAAGAATGAAGATGCTAGCATGGAAGATGCTGGGTTATTCGTGAAATCTATCTATGTAGATAGCGCAGGGATGTTAAAAAGATTAAGACCTGCTCCACAAGGACGTGCTCACAGAATTCGTAAGCGTTCTAACCACGTTACTTTAGAGTTAGGAACTAAAAATAACAGCAATTAA
- the rpsS gene encoding 30S ribosomal protein S19, with product MARSLKKGPYVHYKLERKVLANVESGKKSVIKTWSRASMITPDFVGQTIAVHNGRQFVPVYVTENMVGHKLGEFSPTRSFRGHAGAKNKGKK from the coding sequence ATGGCAAGATCATTAAAAAAAGGACCTTACGTTCACTATAAGTTAGAAAGAAAAGTGTTAGCTAACGTTGAATCAGGAAAGAAATCTGTGATCAAAACTTGGTCAAGAGCTAGTATGATTACTCCTGATTTTGTTGGACAAACTATTGCTGTTCACAATGGACGACAGTTTGTGCCTGTTTACGTTACAGAAAACATGGTAGGTCATAAGTTAGGCGAATTTTCACCAACTCGTTCATTCCGTGGACATGCTGGTGCTAAAAATAAAGGAAAAAAATAG
- the rplB gene encoding 50S ribosomal protein L2: protein MSVRKLKPITPGQRFRVVNGFDTITTDKPEKSLLAPKKRTGGRNNQGRMTTPNRGGGHKRRYRIIDFKRSRYNDPATVLTIEYDPNRTAFIALVQYADGEKRYVIAQNGLKVGQTIVSGKEATPDVGNAMFLSDIPLGTTISCIELRPGQGAVMARSAGSFAQLMARDGKYAIVKLPSGETRLILQTCLATIGVVSNSDHQLLVSGKAGRSRWLGRRPRTNAVRKNPVDHPMGGGEGRSSGGHPRSKNGIPAKGYKTRSKTKASNKYILERRKK from the coding sequence ATGTCAGTTAGAAAATTAAAACCAATAACACCAGGTCAGCGTTTTAGAGTTGTGAATGGGTTCGACACCATCACTACTGATAAGCCGGAAAAGTCATTATTGGCTCCGAAAAAAAGAACTGGAGGTCGAAACAATCAGGGTCGTATGACTACTCCTAATAGAGGTGGAGGTCATAAGAGAAGATATCGTATTATCGATTTTAAAAGAAGTAGATACAACGATCCTGCTACAGTGTTAACTATTGAGTACGATCCAAACCGTACAGCGTTTATCGCTTTAGTTCAATATGCTGATGGAGAAAAGCGTTATGTAATCGCACAAAACGGATTAAAAGTAGGACAAACTATCGTTTCAGGAAAAGAAGCTACACCAGATGTTGGTAATGCTATGTTCTTAAGTGATATTCCTTTAGGAACAACTATTTCTTGTATCGAATTACGTCCAGGTCAAGGAGCTGTTATGGCTCGTTCTGCAGGTTCTTTTGCCCAATTAATGGCGAGAGACGGAAAATATGCAATTGTTAAGTTACCTTCAGGTGAAACAAGATTAATCTTACAAACTTGTTTGGCAACTATTGGAGTAGTATCTAATTCAGATCATCAATTATTAGTTTCTGGTAAAGCTGGTAGATCTCGATGGTTAGGTAGAAGACCAAGAACTAATGCAGTTAGAAAGAACCCAGTTGATCACCCAATGGGTGGTGGTGAAGGACGTTCTTCTGGAGGACATCCAAGATCTAAGAATGGTATCCCAGCTAAAGGATATAAGACTAGATCTAAGACTAAAGCTAGTAACAAGTATATTTTAGAACGTAGAAAGAAATAA
- the rplW gene encoding 50S ribosomal protein L23, whose amino-acid sequence MSILIKPIITEKATGDSERFNRYTFVVNKKANKIQIKDAVEATYGVTVEKVRTLNHPALRKTKYTKKGLVTGLTSGYKKAVVQLADGEIDFYNNL is encoded by the coding sequence ATGAGTATTTTAATTAAACCTATTATTACAGAAAAAGCAACTGGTGATAGCGAGCGTTTTAATCGTTACACTTTTGTTGTGAACAAGAAAGCTAACAAAATTCAAATTAAGGATGCTGTTGAAGCTACTTACGGAGTAACAGTAGAAAAGGTGAGAACTTTAAATCACCCAGCATTAAGAAAAACTAAGTATACTAAAAAAGGTTTAGTAACTGGTTTAACAAGCGGTTATAAAAAAGCGGTTGTTCAGTTAGCCGATGGCGAAATTGATTTTTATAACAATCTATAA
- the rplD gene encoding 50S ribosomal protein L4: MKVAVLDITGKDTGRKVELSNEVFGIEPNDHAIYLDVKQYLANQRQGTHKSKERGEITGSTRKIKKQKGTGTARAGSIKSPVFRGGGRIFGPRPRNYSFKLNKNLKRLARKSALSIQAKDSNLVVVEDFNFETPKTKEFAKVLKALELDTKKSLFVLGAENKNVYLSSRNLKNSKVVSATGLNTYNVLNAGKVVIAESTLEGIESNLSK, translated from the coding sequence ATGAAGGTAGCAGTATTAGATATTACAGGAAAAGATACTGGTAGAAAAGTTGAACTTTCTAACGAAGTATTCGGAATTGAGCCAAATGATCACGCAATTTACTTAGATGTAAAGCAATATTTGGCTAATCAAAGACAAGGAACTCACAAATCTAAAGAGAGAGGTGAGATTACTGGAAGTACTAGAAAGATTAAAAAGCAAAAAGGTACAGGTACTGCTCGTGCAGGAAGTATCAAGTCACCAGTTTTTAGAGGTGGAGGACGTATCTTCGGTCCAAGACCAAGAAACTATTCTTTCAAATTAAACAAGAATTTAAAGCGTTTAGCTCGAAAATCAGCTTTAAGTATTCAGGCAAAAGATAGCAATTTAGTGGTTGTGGAAGATTTTAACTTTGAAACTCCAAAGACTAAAGAATTTGCTAAGGTATTAAAGGCTTTAGAATTAGATACGAAGAAATCATTATTTGTATTAGGTGCAGAGAATAAAAATGTTTATTTATCTTCTCGTAACTTAAAGAATTCGAAAGTAGTTAGTGCTACAGGATTAAATACGTACAACGTTTTAAACGCTGGTAAAGTAGTAATCGCTGAAAGTACATTAGAAGGAATTGAATCTAATTTAAGTAAATAG
- the rplC gene encoding 50S ribosomal protein L3, translated as MSGLIGKKVGMTSLFDENGKNIPCTVIEAGPCVVTQVRTEEVDGYSALQLGFDDKKAKSSNKALDGHFAKAGTVAKKKVIEFQGFEGEYKLGDSITVEHFTEGEFVDVSGTSKGKGFQGVVKRHGFGGVGQATHGQHNRLRAPGSIGAASYPARVFKGMRMAGRMGGDKVKVQNLRVLKVVPEKNLLVIKGAVPGHKNSYVIIEK; from the coding sequence ATGTCTGGGTTAATAGGAAAAAAAGTAGGTATGACCAGCTTATTCGATGAGAATGGGAAGAATATCCCATGTACTGTTATCGAAGCAGGTCCATGCGTAGTTACCCAAGTCAGAACCGAAGAGGTTGATGGCTATTCAGCTTTACAACTTGGTTTCGATGACAAGAAGGCAAAAAGCTCTAATAAAGCTTTAGATGGTCACTTTGCAAAAGCAGGTACTGTTGCTAAGAAAAAAGTCATTGAGTTCCAAGGTTTTGAGGGTGAGTACAAATTGGGTGACTCAATAACAGTAGAACATTTTACTGAAGGAGAGTTCGTTGATGTTTCAGGAACGTCTAAAGGTAAAGGTTTTCAAGGGGTTGTTAAACGTCACGGATTTGGTGGTGTTGGACAAGCTACACACGGTCAACATAACCGTTTAAGAGCGCCAGGTTCTATTGGTGCGGCTTCTTATCCTGCAAGAGTATTCAAAGGAATGCGTATGGCGGGACGTATGGGAGGAGATAAAGTTAAAGTTCAAAATTTAAGAGTATTAAAGGTAGTTCCTGAAAAGAATCTTTTAGTTATTAAAGGTGCTGTTCCAGGTCACAAAAACTCTTATGTAATTATTGAGAAGTAA
- the rpsJ gene encoding 30S ribosomal protein S10 — protein sequence MSQKIRIKLKSYDYNLVDKSAEKIVKTVKSTGAVVNGPIPLPTHKKIFTVLRSPHVNKKSREQFQLSAYKRLLDIYSSSSKTIDALMKLELPSGVEVEIKV from the coding sequence ATGAGTCAAAAAATTAGAATAAAATTAAAATCTTACGATTACAACTTAGTTGATAAATCAGCAGAGAAAATCGTTAAGACAGTTAAAAGTACAGGTGCGGTTGTTAACGGACCGATCCCATTACCAACTCATAAAAAGATTTTTACAGTATTACGTTCACCACACGTAAACAAAAAATCGAGAGAGCAATTTCAATTATCTGCTTACAAGCGTTTATTAGACATCTATAGTTCTTCATCTAAGACTATCGATGCATTAATGAAGCTTGAATTACCAAGTGGAGTTGAGGTAGAGATCAAGGTATAA
- the fusA gene encoding elongation factor G yields the protein MARDLKFTRNIGIAAHIDAGKTTTTERILYYTGVSHKIGEVHDGAATMDWMEQEQERGITITSAATSCTWEFPTENGKKLPDTKGYHFNIIDTPGHVDFTVEVNRSLRVLDGLVFLFSAVDGVEPQSETNWRLADNYKVPRMGFVNKMDRQGSNFLAVCQQVKDMLGSNAVPIVLPIGEEADFKGVIDLVKNRAIVWHDETKGSTFDIIDIPEDLKEEAAEYRAKLIEEVAAYDENLLEKFMEDEDSITEEEVHAALRAAVMDMSIIPMVCGSAFKNKGVQFLLDGVCRYLPSPVDKDAIVGTDPDSGEEVVRKPDVKEPFSALAFKIATDPFVGRLAFFRAYSGRLDAGSYVLNNRSGKKERISRIYQMHSNKQNALDFIEAGDIGAAVGFKDIKTGDTLSAEKAPIVLESMDFPDPVIGIAVEPKTKADVDKLGLALGKLAEEDPTFTVRTDEASGQTIISGMGELHLDIIVDRLKREFKVEVNEGQPQVEYKEAITASADHREVYKKQSGGRGKFADIVFTMEPADEGVAGLQFESIIKGGNVPKEFVPSVEKGFKEAMKNGPLAGYEMDSMKVTLKDGSFHPVDSDQLSFELAAKMGYKAAAKAAKAKIMEPIMKLEVLTPEENMGDIVGDLNRRRGQVSDMSDRAGSKVVKATVPLSEMFGYVTALRTMSSGRATSTMEFSHYAETPSNISEEVIANAKG from the coding sequence ATGGCTAGAGATTTAAAATTTACTAGAAATATTGGTATTGCTGCCCACATTGATGCGGGTAAGACTACAACAACTGAGCGTATCCTTTATTACACTGGAGTTTCTCATAAAATTGGAGAAGTACACGATGGTGCTGCTACAATGGACTGGATGGAGCAAGAGCAAGAAAGAGGTATTACAATTACTTCTGCTGCAACTTCATGTACTTGGGAGTTCCCAACTGAAAATGGTAAGAAATTACCAGATACTAAAGGGTATCATTTTAATATTATTGATACTCCTGGTCACGTTGATTTTACTGTTGAGGTAAACCGTTCTTTACGTGTATTAGATGGATTAGTATTCTTGTTTTCAGCTGTTGATGGTGTTGAGCCTCAATCAGAAACTAACTGGCGTTTAGCTGATAATTATAAAGTGCCTCGTATGGGGTTTGTTAATAAGATGGATCGTCAAGGATCTAACTTCTTAGCGGTATGTCAGCAAGTTAAAGATATGTTAGGTTCTAATGCTGTGCCTATCGTATTACCGATTGGTGAGGAAGCAGATTTTAAAGGAGTAATTGATTTAGTTAAAAACCGTGCAATCGTTTGGCATGATGAAACTAAAGGGTCTACTTTTGATATTATCGATATTCCTGAAGATTTAAAAGAGGAAGCTGCTGAATACAGAGCTAAATTAATCGAGGAAGTAGCTGCTTACGATGAGAATTTATTAGAGAAATTCATGGAGGATGAAGATTCAATTACAGAAGAAGAAGTGCACGCTGCTTTACGTGCTGCTGTAATGGATATGTCTATTATCCCTATGGTTTGTGGTTCTGCATTCAAAAATAAAGGTGTTCAGTTTTTATTAGACGGTGTTTGTCGTTATTTACCTTCACCTGTAGATAAAGATGCTATAGTTGGTACTGATCCTGATTCTGGAGAAGAGGTTGTACGTAAGCCAGATGTAAAAGAGCCTTTCTCGGCGTTAGCATTTAAAATTGCTACTGATCCTTTCGTAGGGCGTTTAGCATTCTTCCGTGCGTACTCTGGTCGCTTAGACGCTGGTTCTTATGTGCTAAATAACCGTTCAGGTAAAAAAGAGCGTATTTCTCGTATTTACCAAATGCACTCAAATAAACAAAACGCTTTAGATTTTATCGAGGCAGGAGATATCGGAGCTGCTGTTGGATTTAAAGATATCAAAACAGGAGATACTTTATCAGCTGAGAAAGCACCAATCGTTTTAGAATCAATGGATTTCCCAGATCCAGTAATTGGTATCGCTGTTGAGCCAAAAACAAAAGCGGATGTTGATAAGTTAGGATTAGCTTTAGGGAAATTAGCTGAAGAGGACCCAACATTTACAGTAAGAACTGACGAAGCTTCAGGACAGACTATTATTTCTGGAATGGGTGAGTTACACTTAGATATTATCGTTGATCGTTTAAAGCGTGAGTTTAAAGTCGAAGTGAACGAAGGTCAGCCACAGGTAGAGTACAAAGAAGCAATTACTGCTTCGGCGGATCATAGAGAAGTTTATAAAAAGCAATCTGGAGGTCGTGGTAAATTCGCGGATATTGTATTTACTATGGAGCCTGCTGACGAGGGAGTTGCTGGATTACAATTCGAATCTATTATCAAAGGTGGTAACGTTCCTAAGGAATTTGTTCCATCAGTAGAGAAAGGATTTAAAGAGGCTATGAAAAATGGTCCTTTAGCTGGATACGAGATGGATTCAATGAAGGTTACTTTAAAGGATGGATCTTTCCACCCTGTGGATTCTGATCAGTTATCATTCGAATTAGCTGCAAAAATGGGTTATAAAGCTGCTGCAAAAGCTGCAAAAGCTAAAATCATGGAGCCTATTATGAAGTTAGAAGTGTTAACTCCTGAGGAGAACATGGGTGATATTGTAGGAGATTTAAATAGAAGACGTGGTCAGGTTTCTGATATGTCTGATAGAGCGGGATCTAAAGTTGTTAAAGCTACAGTTCCATTATCTGAAATGTTCGGATATGTTACTGCTTTAAGAACAATGTCTTCTGGTAGAGCTACATCTACAATGGAATTTTCTCACTATGCTGAGACTCCATCAAATATTTCAGAAGAAGTAATCGCTAATGCTAAAGGTTAA
- the rpsG gene encoding 30S ribosomal protein S7, which produces MRKRRAKKRVLLPDPRFNDQLVTRFVNNLMWDGKKSVAFKVFYDAMDIVNEKKTDEEKSALEIWKDGLSNVMPHVEVRSRRVGGATFQIPMQIRPDRKVSMAIKWMISYARKRNEKTMAQRLAAEVLAAAKEEGAAVKKRVDTHKMAEANKAFSHFRF; this is translated from the coding sequence ATGAGAAAAAGAAGAGCGAAAAAAAGAGTTTTGTTACCGGATCCAAGATTTAACGATCAATTAGTAACACGTTTTGTAAACAACTTAATGTGGGACGGTAAGAAATCTGTAGCGTTCAAAGTATTTTACGATGCAATGGATATCGTAAACGAAAAGAAAACTGACGAGGAAAAGTCAGCTTTAGAAATTTGGAAGGATGGTTTGTCGAATGTAATGCCGCATGTAGAGGTTCGCTCTCGTCGTGTAGGAGGAGCTACATTCCAAATACCAATGCAAATACGCCCAGATCGTAAAGTTTCAATGGCGATCAAATGGATGATTAGTTATGCTCGTAAGCGTAATGAAAAAACAATGGCTCAGCGTTTGGCAGCCGAGGTTTTAGCAGCAGCTAAAGAAGAAGGAGCAGCAGTAAAGAAAAGAGTTGATACTCACAAGATGGCTGAAGCAAATAAAGCATTCTCACACTTTAGATTTTAA
- the rpsL gene encoding 30S ribosomal protein S12, which translates to MPTIQQLVRKGRTKITKKSKSAALKACPQRRGVCTRVYTTTPKKPNSAMRKVARVRLTNGNEINAYIPGEGHNLQEHSIVLVRGGRVKDLPGVKYHIVRGALDTAGVEGRTQRRSKYGAKRPKDKK; encoded by the coding sequence ATGCCAACTATTCAACAATTAGTTCGTAAAGGAAGAACCAAAATAACTAAGAAGAGTAAATCGGCGGCTTTAAAGGCTTGTCCTCAAAGGCGTGGAGTTTGTACGCGTGTCTATACTACTACACCTAAAAAACCTAACTCGGCTATGCGTAAAGTAGCTCGTGTTAGATTAACAAATGGTAATGAGATCAACGCGTATATCCCAGGTGAAGGACATAACCTACAAGAGCACTCGATAGTATTAGTTAGAGGTGGAAGGGTAAAAGATTTACCAGGTGTAAAATACCACATCGTACGTGGTGCATTAGATACTGCAGGTGTTGAGGGAAGAACTCAACGTAGATCTAAATATGGTGCAAAACGCCCTAAAGACAAAAAGTAA
- a CDS encoding POTRA domain-containing protein, with protein sequence MKKHFLIFVIVFSIGAKSLFSQENLIKIQSKDSTHNTILKKIVITKNDSKSSILKKLQKEGYFYSHIDSIKTLLDHKKIFHITLGPKIDSLNIRLPIKYEYLKKELPILEKPPLKIKFTTLSFITTEIQNYFSKKGKPFTSIRLRNISLVKKSIYADLDIQESKQRTVDKIVIQGYNNFPKSYLKHFLRIKKGISFNKEQINSSAKNINNLEFAQIIKPPEALFNKDSTTLYLYIKKLNRNNFDGLLNFSTNPTNQELLITGNLNLDFMNLLNTGEELKLEWNANGNQSQNINLQTKIPFIFNSPISNNTQFSIHKQDSTFLNSTFNTTFNYFLNPKTKIEINYEATNSSNTLTNTIENLSDYTNNFGGIGLSYNTPKNHEIFRTKFLMLIQYQFGKRTTDIFNDSQHRFKFESSYIFDINNKNSIFLANQTNLLFSNNLLTNELFRIGGPDTVRGINQQSLFTHQYSFLNLEYRIQTASKSYLYSITDVGIARTIDKQYRNILSLGAGYSFFINKSKIDVVFSGSLNNTLNSNNVFNTSLSFKNYF encoded by the coding sequence TTGAAAAAACACTTCCTCATATTCGTTATTGTATTTTCTATTGGTGCAAAAAGTCTATTTAGCCAAGAAAATCTTATCAAAATACAATCAAAGGATTCGACACACAATACGATTTTAAAAAAGATCGTTATCACTAAAAACGACTCTAAAAGTTCCATCCTGAAAAAACTACAAAAAGAAGGTTATTTCTACTCTCATATAGATTCAATAAAAACACTGTTAGATCATAAAAAAATATTCCACATTACATTAGGGCCAAAAATAGATAGTCTCAATATCAGACTGCCTATTAAATACGAATACTTAAAAAAAGAACTCCCTATTTTAGAGAAGCCTCCTTTGAAAATAAAATTCACTACTTTAAGTTTTATAACCACCGAAATACAAAACTATTTCTCAAAAAAAGGCAAACCTTTTACGAGTATTAGACTTCGAAACATTTCTCTAGTTAAAAAATCGATTTATGCTGATCTTGATATCCAAGAATCAAAACAAAGAACGGTTGATAAAATTGTTATTCAAGGTTACAACAACTTCCCTAAGAGTTATCTAAAACACTTTCTTCGAATTAAAAAAGGAATAAGCTTTAACAAAGAACAAATTAATTCTTCTGCAAAAAATATTAACAACCTAGAATTTGCACAAATAATTAAACCACCTGAAGCATTATTCAATAAAGACTCGACAACACTTTATTTATATATAAAAAAGTTGAATCGTAACAATTTTGATGGATTATTAAATTTTTCAACTAACCCAACAAATCAAGAACTCTTAATTACTGGAAATCTTAATCTCGATTTTATGAACCTCCTTAACACTGGAGAAGAACTCAAACTTGAATGGAATGCAAATGGCAACCAAAGTCAGAACATTAACCTACAAACAAAAATTCCCTTTATTTTCAATTCTCCTATTTCAAACAACACTCAGTTTTCGATTCACAAACAAGATTCTACATTTTTAAACTCAACATTTAATACAACTTTTAATTATTTCTTAAACCCTAAAACTAAAATCGAAATCAACTACGAAGCTACGAACTCATCGAACACATTAACGAATACCATAGAAAATCTGAGTGACTACACAAATAATTTTGGAGGAATTGGATTAAGTTACAACACACCAAAAAATCATGAAATATTCCGAACTAAATTTTTGATGCTAATTCAATACCAATTTGGTAAAAGAACCACGGACATATTTAATGATAGCCAACATAGATTTAAATTTGAATCTTCATACATTTTTGATATCAATAATAAGAACTCAATATTTTTAGCAAATCAAACCAACCTCTTATTTTCAAACAACCTTTTAACCAATGAACTATTCAGAATTGGAGGACCGGATACTGTAAGAGGAATAAACCAACAAAGCCTGTTTACGCACCAATACTCTTTTTTAAATCTCGAATACAGAATACAAACAGCGTCAAAATCATATCTCTATAGTATAACAGATGTGGGAATTGCAAGAACCATCGACAAACAGTACCGAAACATTTTATCTCTTGGAGCTGGTTACTCTTTCTTTATAAATAAATCCAAAATAGATGTGGTTTTCAGTGGAAGTCTCAACAACACACTCAATAGCAATAATGTATTTAACACTTCTCTAAGCTTTAAAAATTACTTCTAA